The DNA region GAATCCCAGGCAGTGGCAGTGGGACCGGCTCCGTCCCTCTTCTGTACTGTTTTCCCCTTCCCGCTCTTTACCTGCCTCGGAGAGTTGCTTGGTCCAAGGCAAAGAGAGCCACCCCGACTCCTGGCACGGTTCGTGGACACAAAGAACCGAGGCTACAGAGGCTGCAGCCCACTCAGACTTTATTCAAAGATCGGGAAGTGAGGGTGCCCAGAGCGCCAGAGGGCCCCAGGCCAGGGTAGGAATCGCGGAGGCTCCAGCTTAACGGTATTTGGAGGTCAGCACGGTGCTCACACTGGCCAAGAACTTGTCCAGGGAGGCATGGACCGAGGGCGTGAAATCGGCGGGGAGGTGGAGAGCCAGGGTCACCAGCAGGCAGTGGCTCAGGAGCTGCGGAGAGAGGGGGTGTCAGGGGCCGCGGGGTTGGGGGAGTGCCGCCGTGCTCCACCTCTGGAACCCCACCGCACTCTCTGCCTTGCTAGCTCAGATCTCTCCCGGCCTGGCCCGCGAGCTCACCTTGAAGTTGACCGGGTCCACACGCAGCTTGTGGGCGTGCAGGTCGCTCAGCTCAGACAAGGCATCGGGCAGGTTGTCTATGTGGCCCACGGCTTTGGTCAGCGCGTCGGCCACCTTCTTGCCGTGCCCCTTGATCTGGGCGGAGCCGTGTCCCAGGTCGAAGTGGGAGAAGTAAGTCTTGGTGCTGGGGAAGTTTATGAACATCCTGAGTGGAGAAGAGACGGGAGAGCCGGGCTTAGGCCGGTCGGCCCAGGACCAGGATGCGACGGGGCGACCGGCCCCAGTCCCAGCCGGGCAGATGGGCTGCTCACCTCTCCAGGGCCTCTGCGCCATATTCTGCACTGTGGTTGCCAATCTTAGACCAGGTGCCCTTGACGTTGGTCTTGTCGGCGGGAGACAGCACCATGGTGGGTTCTCTCTGAGTCTGGGTCAGGACCAGAAGCGTGCAGGGCTGGGAGTGCGCGAGCCTTTATGCCTGGGGCGCGAGGGGCACGCCCGATCGCGGGCGCGCTCATTGGCTGGCGCGGGGCCGGGATGCGCCTATGGACCTGGACAGCAGGGGGCGCGCGGCGCAATGTCTGCGCCTGGCTGGGCGGTGCGTGCTTCGCTCCCAGTTTGGGGAGGGACCTGGAGACTCTGGCCAGGGTATTCGCCCTCCCACCGGCTGCTTCCCGCCCGCTGCGTCCACCTTCCCCGGAAGTGCTATCCTGGTCCCAGCTGGCGGGGGCCGGTTTGTGGAGCGGGGTGGATGTCCGCTCTTCCACCCTTTAGAACCCCTGAGGGATGGAAGAAGGGAGTAGGTCAGCCCGTCCCACCCACCCTGGACCTAGGCTTGGCACACACTAGGCATTTTAAATTTGGGcagaatcagtgaatgaatgggcGATTCGGTGAGTCTAGTTCAGGCCAGAGACGGATGCACACAAGACGTGTGCGCATCGCTGACATGTCCTCAACAAATCTCTACTGGAATCCCTCCGGCTGGGGGGCTCCGGGTTCAAGTTTCTTCTTCCAGGGTGGTAGTTGCTGCACCCCagcctttttttggggggtggtggtgagccgcggggcatgcaggatcttagtccctcgaccagggatcgaatccgtgcaccctgcactggaagtgcggcgtcttaaccactgaaccgccagggaagtccccaccccgGCCCTTTTAAGGCAAGATTTGAGGAACATTTCTCAGCTGATGTCTTACATTCACAATATGGGAAGACCTCCCACAAAGAtataaggaaaagacaaatgaCTTATGAGAACGATTGACAGAGGATTTTAACAGGAAATTAATGGAAATATCAAAATGACCAACAAATATATGAAGTGAGACAGAGCCGAATGAATTGGCCAGAAGACAGGTAGAGGAGGCACAGTTCAGTGAGAAGAGCAGGTTGAAGAAAAATATGCCTAAGGTAGAATAGtatttttgaccaaaaaaaaaaaaaagtacagttgtAGATGTAGCTGTGTCCCCTCAGCGCAGGATAGGAGCCAGTGGGGTCAGTCCCAAACTGTGAGCCTTGGCTCTTTCTGCGGGGGTTAGGTGGACAGGACAGAGggattctctctctcctttgaatCACACAAAaagggtgtgcgtgtgtgtgtgaaaaaaaacatgggtggattttaatttaattcttcagtgtttttctatatttaaatgaAAGCGAATTGGGCTGTGGGGCAGAGGAAGAGTGTGTGGTGGAGAGGGGGAAGCCACTCCCCAGCTGTTCGAAGAGGTCCTTGTCCAGAAAGAAAGTGGTGAGCAGGGGCCCCACCACTCTCCCCAAACTTTTATCCAGCGCTGGGTGTTGCCCTGAAGATGGGGGCTTGGCTGGAGGTGCTGATAGGGTCCCTAAGGGCTACAGGGTGGGTGGGGTGTGCAAGGTTCCAGCATGGAGTCCAGGGCACTGGCGCGCGGGACGGGGGCCTTTGTGAAGGTTGCTCACAGCACCAAGGCAGAACTGCCGGGAGACCCCACAAAAAGCCTATTTGTGTGGTTTGTTGTTTGTATCtaactgtatcttttttttttttttttttgcggtacgcgggcctctcaccgctgtggcctctcccgttgcggagcacaggctccggacgcgcaggcccagcgaccatggctcacgggcccagccgctccacggcatgtgggatcctcccgcaccggggcacgaacccgcgtcccctgcatcggcaggcggattcccaaccactgcgccaccagggaagcccctaactgtATCTTTAAGGGGGATCAGAGAAACTGCAAAACAGGGTGCCATTTTAGGACTACCCACCTCGGGCAGAGCCCTTGCAAGTCAGAGCTTGGTTCAGCAGATTCTGGGAGGCCTCAGCCTTAGCTCCCATCCCTCCTCAGCCCTCCCATTCCTCGTTGCTGGGAACCACCCCGACCCCAGCACGGTTTGTGGACACAGAGAACTGAGGCTACAGAGGCTGCAGCCCACTCAGACTTTATTCAAAGATCGGGAAGTGAGGGTGCCCAGAGCGCCAGAGGGCCCCAGGCCAGGATAGGAATCGCGGAGGCTCCAGCTTAACGGTATTTGGAGGTCAGCACGGTGCTCACACTGGCCAAGAACTTGTCCAGGGAGGCATGGACCGAGGGCGTGAAATCGGCGGGGAGGTGGAGAGCCAAGGTCACCAGCAGGCAGTGGCTCAGGAGCTGCGGAGAGAGGGGGTGTCAGGGGCCGCGGGGTTGGGGGAATGCCGCCGTGCTCCACCTCTGGAACCCCACCGCACTCTCTGCCTTGCTAGCTCAGATCTCTCCCGACCCGGCCCGCGAGCTCACCTTGAAGTTGACCGGGTCCACACGCAGCTTGTGGGCGTGCAGGTCGCTCAGCTCAGACAAGGCATCGGGCAGGTTGTCTATGTGGCCCACGGCTTTGGTTAGCGCGTCGGCCACCTTCTTGCCGTGCCCCTTGATCTGGGCGGAGCCGTGTCCCAGGTCGAAGTGGGAGAAGTAAGTCTTGGTGCTGGGGAAGTTTATGAACATCCTGAGTGGAGAAGAGACGGGAGAGCCAGGCTTAGGCCGGTCGGCCCAGGACCAGGATGTGACGGGGGCGACCGGCCCCAGTCCCAGCCGGGCAGATGGGCTGCTCACCTCTCCAGGGCCTCTGCGCCATATTCTGCACTGTGGTTGCCAATCTTAGACCAGGTGCCCTTGACGTTGGTCTTGTCGGCGGGAGACAGCACCATGGTGGATTCTCTCTGAGTCTGGGTCAGGACCAGAAGCGTGCAGGGCTGGGAGTGCGCGAGCCTTTATGCCTGGGGTGCGAGGGGCACGCCCGATCGTGCCGTGCTCATTGGCTGGCACAGGGCCAGGAGGTGCCAGCCTGGCAAGCTCGGTCTCGAGAGAGTGCGGGAGTGCTGGAGTCCCAAGTGGGCCCCACCCAGTCCTGGGGCCCACTCTTTTCCCGCTCCTGTGGGTCTGGGAGCTCACACACATTTCCGAGCCACGCAAACCCACTGGCACCCGAGTTTGTCCCTAGCTGGTGTAGCCTCGAGGTGTCTATTTGCCAGTCTTGGAGAGGAGCACAGTCTTTTCCGAAGTGAAACAAGCTGCTTTCGCACTAAACTTTTCCCCAGGATGAAGAGCTGTAAACTGCCCATGTAAATAATGTGGGTGCAGAATGTAACAGGGGGGAAGTCCTTTAAGCATCGTACCCACAATGGTGGGCAGGCCCTGGCACAGCGCGGGTTAGCAGGTGTTGTCATGGACAGTGGGGGCATTCCACTCAGCCAGGGTCAGGGCTTGGCatccagcagcccctccccaccccctgctttggaCTTGGTCCCCCACTTCCCAGCCCTGCACAGATGTGAGATTATCAGCCGGGGAACCATTCTCATTCAGAGTTTGGAGAGCTCCCAGGGTCAGGCTCCTGCATTTGCAAAGGCTCTAAATGGAGCACTAAGATCCCTGCACCAGTgctgcagagggaagagagattgacagggcacgtgtgtgtgtgtgtgtgtgtgtgtgtgtgtgtgtgtgtgtgtgtgtaaggtggGCGCCATGGCCCAGGGACCCCAGAGACTGAGCGGGGCggctggagctggggtggggttTGGGTGGCCGTGGGCCTGCCAGGCACCCACCCTGCATTAGGAtcttctaaattatttaaaagaccCAGCGCAGTTGGGGATTTTCCGTCGGATGCATCAGGCTCAGCTCGCTTAGGGACAAGCCTAGTATCCCACCTCATGTTGACGTGACATGGGTTGTGGCCGTAGAGGTCTTCCGtcctacccccaccccctgccccaggagATTCAGAGGAAGGGACTAACTTGGACCAGGGCAAGGCAACTACAGAGTGAGTGCTGGAAGTAGGGGAGAAGATGGGAAAGAACAGAGATGAGGGTCTGTGGAGCCCTAGGCCACGAAGTCTGTTTGGCCTCAGGCCAGGAACTTGCCCCCTAGGCCTCGGTGCCCCGCCTATCTGTTAAAGAGGCGAAGATTCAGGCTTGCGGCTCCTGGAGTGAGGTAGGGACGGAGACGAATTAGTGTGTGAATGAGAACGTGCTTTGGAAATGGTATGGCACCGCACGGGTGCCAGATGCGAGGTGAAGCCGAAGACCCTTCCCCCATCCGAGCACGCGCTCGGCCCCACCACATTCCCCTGCCCCGGGAGGGCAACTGTTCTGTGCAAGCCTCTGGGTGTACACACCCAGCCCGGACCCCCAGACTGTCAGACCGGGAACTGTCCTCGTTCAGGGTTTGTTGAGTGCCCAAGGTCCCGTTCCTGTGCCCCTGGTTCCATTGTCAGCAAAGGTTGGGGATCCTGCCCTAAGATTCCGCGAGGCTCCCCTCAGGACCCGGAGCTTCTCTGCCCGCAACTGTGACGTCAGTCCGCCTGCTCCCCAAAGACCACACCTGCGCGGGGTCCAGACTTTTGAGGCTTGTTTATTGACATGCGCAGACCTAGACCCGGGGCACAGAACTCAGCGGTACTTTTCTGTCAGCACTACCGCCAGGCCCGTCAGGAACTTATCCCACACCACCTGCATCTCCACCGTGAACTCGCCCTGCAGGTGGGAGGCCAGCACCACCTGGAAACACTGGATCAGCAGCTGCGGGAGAAAAGGCCGGTGAGAAGAGCTCTGTCCTCGCCAATTCCTTGCCGAATGCCTCCCCGCCTCGGCTGCGCGCGCGAACCCTGCTACGTCCCGGGGTGGCTCACTGGGAAGTTGGTGGGGTCCACGCGCAGCACATGTGCGTGCAGGTCGGCAAGCGGGCTCAGGGCCGCGCGCAGGTTGTCCATGTGCCGGACGGCCACTCCCACCGCCTCGAGCACACGTTGTCCGTGGCTCAGCAGCTGCACCTCGTCAGGGCGGTCGCCCAGGTGCTTAAAGTAGGTCTTGGTGCTGGGGTACACCGTGAAGAGCCTGCGGGAGCAAGGGTGAAGAGGGAGGGCGGTCCCTCCAGCGTCTGCGCCGCCCAGACCCCGCGAACCCCCGGTCAGGCCCGCCCCCCTCCCGACTCAGGCCCAACACCCCAGTCTCCGCCTCGCTACGATTCTGGAGACCCAGCCCCAACCCACCTGAGCAGAAGCTCCGCCCCGAAGGGCGCCTCGTGGCCGGCGATCAGGTCCCAGACCTGTGCTACTTGGGCGCGCTCCTGGGCGCTGAGCATGGCGTTGGCGTGGCTGCTCTGGGTGCCGCGCCCGCAGTCCCGGCCTCCTTATAGCGGCCCTGCCCCCCGGCGCCCTGCCCGCCCTTATCTTCAGGAGCGCGGCGGGAACCTGGGGACCCTGGTTGCCAACCCAGGTCCCTGTCACCGCGGAGGAACTGAATCAcgccgcgcgcgcgcgcgcgcgtgtgtgtgtgtgtgtgtgtgtgtgtgtgtgtgtgtcttggctGCAGACTTCAGGGGGATCTACAATTATTCCACAGGGAGCTGATGGAGGGATTGGGAGAAAGAGCGCGGAGGGCCAGGAGGTGTCAAGGGTCCTCTCAGTGCCTGAGCTGTGACAACAAGCTTTGAGGAAAGGCCCCTGAGTCCCTACACATACCCTACACATaccctacacatacacacaatacgCTGACTGAAGCGACAGACTGGGTGATTTGGGAGGCGGGAAAGAGGCACAAACTCAGGTCTGACCCGAGAAAACGGCGTGGGCGGTCCTGGGCTGTTCTGCTCCCTCCGGTCGCGACTCTGGGGTCCTCAGGACCAAGGACCGCCCCCAAAGCACCCTGGGAGTGACCTCCAGGCCGGGGGTGACACTAGGGTGGGCAGTGTTCCTGCGAAGCCTCCATTCCCTCCCTTCATTCTCCTCCGCTTCCCCCAATACTGAGACGCACAACCAGGCTCCCTCCATCCTCATCCATTTATTGGGGGTCCCGGGTGGAATCGTAAGAGggtgcaggggaaggggagggctcGAAGCCTGCCCTGGGGGTCGGGAGGCATCCTCAGCGGTACTTCTCGGTCAGGACGCGGGACACGATGGACAGGAACTTGTCCCAGGCGGCGTGCGCGTCGGCCGTGAAGTCAGCGGGGAAGTGCGAGGCCACCGTGACCAGCAGGCAGTGGGACAGCAGCTGGGGCGACAGGGTGGCTCAGGGCGGGCGCGGCGCGAGCGGCGAGCACCCAGCCCCGTCCCcggaccccgccccgccccggacCCCGCCCCGCGCCCACCTTGAAGTTGACCGGGTCCACGCGCAGCACGTAGGCGTGCAGCTCGCTCAGCTTGGAGAGGGCGCCCGCCACGTTGTCGATGCTCTTGACCGCGTCGCCCACGGCGGCCACCACCTTGGAGCCGTGCGCGCGCAGCTGCGCGGAGCCCGCGTGCAGGTCGAAGTGCGGGAAGTAGGTCTTGGTCTGGGGGTAGCTGGAGAAGAGCCTGCGGGCGGGGCGGGCCGGGCCGGGACACGTCACGTTTGCACGCGGGAGTTAAAACGTAAATATTAGGGCAAAAAGTGCAACTTGACCccaatatgaacattttaaagacaCACAGGATCGGTATCGCGGACTTCAGCTGTTGCCCCAGCTCCAGTATGGCCCGGCCCACCTCACCCTCACCGCCCTGTCCTCCAGTCATTCGTTCCAtccttcactcactcattcaatcaACAATGATTGTGGAGACCTGGGTGCTGGGCGCTGAGGGAGGGACACGATCGACCCTCGTCACCCTCCCCATGCCCCTTCTCTTGCTCGCTGACCGCCGAGCACCCGCCTCACCGCTGCTCGTGCTCACTGAACCTGCATATGTGCCCTCCTCACTGAccctcctcactgccccctccTCACTGTCCCTCCTCACTGTCCCCTCCTCACTGAccctcctcactgccccctccTCACTGACCCTCCTCACTGTCCCCTCCTCACTGACCCTCCTCACTGTCCCTCCTCACTGACCCTCCTCACTGACCCTCCTCACTGTCCCCTCCTCACTGTCCCTCCTCACTGTCCCCTCCTCACTGACCCCTCCTCACTGACCCTCTTCACTGTCCCCTCCTCACTGTCCCTCCTCACTGTCCCCTCCTCACTGACCCTCCTCACTGACCCTCCTCACTGTCCCCTCCTCACTGACCCTCCTCACTGTCCCCTCCTCACTGCCTCCTCCTCACTGCCCCTCCTCACTGACGCTCCTTGCTGACCTATCCTCCCTGACCCCTCCTACTGACCCCTGTCCTCAGTGACCCACACTGTCCCCTACCAGGCTCCATCCCAGCCCAACTGGTGCTCACCTCTCCAGGGCCTCGGTGCCGATGATGTCTGCCTGTGTGGAGATCTTGCCCCACATGGACACGATGATGGTCCTCTCAGCCCTGGTCAGAGACATGGTGGCGGCTGAGTGGGAGCTGGGTATGCTGAGAACTGGTGTCCGTGGTGCTCAGCCCCCAGGGTCCCCTTATATATGTGGAGCCAGGGTGGGGGCCAGGCTGTGGTCAtcgctgggagaggggagggggccatGGGGGGTGGGTCTCTTATCAGATCCAGTGACAGTGGGCAGTCAGGGCCCGGTGGGCCTGGTGGGGTGAGGGGCTATCACTCCGGCTGCCCTTGCTGGGCCTTAAAGGGGGCGTTGGCCGCAGCCTGACCAGACTCCAGGGGAGATAGGGGCCCAGGCAGCCCAGTGCTGCACTGCCCTTGTCCATTTCAGAATCACAAAATGGGAGAAGCCAGAGGAGCAGTGCCCACACACCCTCCTCGGCTGGCCTGTGCCCGTGCTGCCTGCATTGCTCCTCGGTGGGTCCTGTGGCTGGACCCACATGCCAGCAtcccccccgcacccccctcccccacagaCACTGGCTCTAGGATCCCTGGGTTTCCTCCAAGAAAGCAATGGTTTTGCCAAGTGGGCCCTGAGGAGGGAGGTACTGACTGGTTCTGTTCCTGAAAAGCTGGAGGAGGTGGCTGGTCAATAAGAGAATCCTAATGTCATGTGCTTTTGGGGACTACTCTGTTGCTCACCACGTTATTATTTCAACATacaatacagttgatttttttaaatgtactgctCTGTGAATTTTGACATGtgtgtagatttgtgtaaccCCACCACAGTCAGGACACACAACAGTTCTATCAGCCC from Tursiops truncatus isolate mTurTru1 chromosome 15, mTurTru1.mat.Y, whole genome shotgun sequence includes:
- the LOC117308132 gene encoding hemoglobin subunit alpha; translated protein: MVLSPADKTNVKGTWSKIGNHSAEYGAEALERMFINFPSTKTYFSHFDLGHGSAQIKGHGKKVADALTKAVGHIDNLPDALSELSDLHAHKLRVDPVNFKLLSHCLLVTLALHLPADFTPSVHASLDKFLASVSTVLTSKYR
- the LOC117308133 gene encoding hemoglobin subunit alpha, encoding MVLSPADKTNVKGTWSKIGNHSAEYGAEALERMFINFPSTKTYFSHFDLGHGSAQIKGHGKKVADALTKAVGHIDNLPDALSELSDLHAHKLRVDPVNFKLLSHCLLVTLALHLPADFTPSVHASLDKFLASVSTVLTSKYR
- the HBZ gene encoding hemoglobin subunit zeta, coding for MSLTRAERTIIVSMWGKISTQADIIGTEALERLFSSYPQTKTYFPHFDLHAGSAQLRAHGSKVVAAVGDAVKSIDNVAGALSKLSELHAYVLRVDPVNFKLLSHCLLVTVASHFPADFTADAHAAWDKFLSIVSRVLTEKYR
- the HBM gene encoding hemoglobin subunit mu; translated protein: MLSAQERAQVAQVWDLIAGHEAPFGAELLLRLFTVYPSTKTYFKHLGDRPDEVQLLSHGQRVLEAVGVAVRHMDNLRAALSPLADLHAHVLRVDPTNFPLLIQCFQVVLASHLQGEFTVEMQVVWDKFLTGLAVVLTEKYR